A single window of Candidatus Eisenbacteria bacterium DNA harbors:
- a CDS encoding alpha/beta fold hydrolase, translated as MSTFVLVHGAWHGAWCWYKVVVLLERAGHRAIALDLPGLGKDKTPLDAVTLATWTDSVVRVLDARPEPVVLVGHSRGGIVVSQVAEARPDKVGRLVYLAAYLLRDGEALLEVAQRDTASRILPNLVWAEDRRSATMALDAVKDVFYGGCSDDDVALARLLLAPEPLVPLSTPIHVTDGRFGRVPRTYIECLRDRAVSPSEQKAMYTAMPCHRVVSMDTDHSPFFSAPAELVAHLTSLR; from the coding sequence GTGAGCACGTTCGTACTGGTGCACGGTGCGTGGCACGGCGCCTGGTGCTGGTACAAGGTGGTCGTTCTGCTGGAGCGTGCCGGGCACCGCGCGATCGCGCTCGATCTGCCGGGCCTCGGAAAGGACAAGACGCCGCTCGACGCGGTCACGCTGGCGACGTGGACCGACAGCGTCGTGCGCGTGCTCGACGCCCGGCCCGAGCCCGTCGTCCTGGTCGGTCACAGCCGCGGCGGAATCGTCGTCAGCCAGGTCGCGGAGGCGCGGCCCGACAAGGTCGGACGCCTCGTCTACCTCGCCGCGTACCTGCTGCGCGACGGCGAAGCCCTGCTCGAAGTGGCGCAGCGCGACACCGCGTCACGGATCTTGCCGAACCTGGTGTGGGCCGAGGACCGCCGATCCGCGACGATGGCGCTCGACGCCGTGAAGGACGTCTTCTACGGCGGATGCTCCGACGACGACGTCGCGCTGGCCCGGCTGCTGCTGGCGCCGGAGCCGCTGGTTCCCCTCAGCACGCCGATCCACGTGACGGACGGGCGCTTCGGCCGCGTGCCGCGAACCTACATCGAGTGCCTGCGGGACCGGGCGGTGAGCCCGTCGGAGCAGAAGGCGATGTACACCGCGATGCCATGCCACCGGGTCGTCTCGATGGACACGGATCACTCGCCGTTCTTCTCGGCGCCGGCCGAGCTGGTGGCCCACCTCACGTCGCTGCGATAG
- a CDS encoding glutathione S-transferase family protein — MSLKLYAHPFSSYCQKVLIALYENRIPFELRLLAPGDEQAAAEHEALWPLRRMPVLVDGDRTVVEASTIIEYLGLRHPGKVRLIPQDPTEALDVRMMDRFFDNYVMTPMQKVVTDGIRPPEYRDLHGVAEARKLLDTAYRWLDGAIDGREWAAGDAFSLADCAAAPALFYADWAHPIDEAFANVRSYRRRLLARPSFARAVDEARPYRPFFPLGAPERD; from the coding sequence ATGTCGCTGAAGCTCTATGCCCACCCCTTCTCTTCGTACTGCCAGAAGGTGCTGATCGCGCTCTACGAGAACCGTATCCCGTTCGAGCTCCGCCTGCTCGCACCGGGCGACGAGCAGGCCGCCGCCGAGCACGAGGCCCTGTGGCCCTTGCGGCGCATGCCCGTGCTCGTCGACGGGGACCGCACGGTGGTCGAGGCGAGCACCATCATCGAGTATCTGGGCCTCCGGCATCCCGGGAAGGTGCGGCTGATTCCCCAGGATCCGACCGAAGCGCTCGACGTGCGGATGATGGACCGCTTCTTCGACAACTACGTCATGACGCCGATGCAGAAGGTCGTGACCGACGGCATCCGCCCGCCGGAGTACCGCGATCTCCACGGGGTCGCCGAGGCGCGCAAGCTGCTCGACACCGCCTATCGCTGGCTCGACGGCGCCATCGACGGGCGCGAATGGGCGGCGGGCGACGCGTTCAGCCTCGCCGACTGCGCGGCGGCGCCGGCGCTCTTCTACGCCGACTGGGCGCACCCGATCGACGAAGCGTTCGCCAACGTCAGATCCTACCGGCGACGGCTCCTCGCGCGGCCGTCCTTCGCCCGCGCCGTCGACGAGGCGCGGCCATACCGCCCGTTCTTCCCGTTGGGCGCGCCGGAGAGAGACTGA
- a CDS encoding antibiotic biosynthesis monooxygenase — protein MILEMAVLQVKPGMAAEFQAAFETAEPIIAGSPGHVAHELHRCHEDPNRFLLLVRWRTLEDHTRGFRGSPEYQRWKALLHRFYDPFPEVLHYELVSGGL, from the coding sequence ATGATCCTCGAGATGGCCGTCCTCCAGGTGAAGCCGGGCATGGCCGCCGAGTTCCAGGCGGCGTTCGAAACCGCCGAGCCGATCATCGCCGGCTCGCCCGGCCACGTCGCGCACGAGCTGCATCGCTGCCACGAGGACCCGAACCGGTTCCTGCTGCTGGTTCGCTGGCGCACGCTCGAGGATCACACACGCGGCTTCCGCGGCTCGCCGGAATACCAGCGCTGGAAGGCGCTGCTCCATCGCTTCTACGATCCCTTCCCGGAGGTCCTGCACTACGAGCTGGTGAGCGGCGGCCTCTAG
- a CDS encoding DUF4336 domain-containing protein — translation MGSPLRPLAENLWVVDRPQTFYGLPVGTRMTVIRLLGGRLLLHSPVVLDADLRGQLDSVGRVSFAVAPNRVHHLYAGDVAKAYPGTRLWVAPGLERKRPDLVCEAILGDEAPEEWRGEVDQVFFRGRPYENEVTFFHRVSRTLILCDLAFNFGPRTPTPTRLLMKLIRSYGHLGPSTLDPWLIRDRNAARESLERILAWDFDRVIVAHGEVLESGGHEILRRGYSWLLD, via the coding sequence ATGGGCAGCCCACTCAGACCGCTGGCGGAGAACCTCTGGGTCGTCGATCGACCGCAGACGTTCTACGGACTCCCGGTCGGCACGCGCATGACCGTCATTCGCCTCCTGGGTGGCCGTCTGCTGCTCCATTCACCCGTCGTGCTCGACGCGGACCTGCGAGGGCAGCTCGATTCGGTCGGCCGCGTCTCTTTCGCGGTCGCGCCGAATCGCGTCCATCATCTCTACGCCGGCGATGTCGCCAAGGCGTATCCGGGGACGCGTCTCTGGGTGGCGCCGGGGCTCGAGCGCAAGCGTCCCGACCTCGTATGCGAGGCGATCCTCGGCGACGAGGCCCCCGAGGAGTGGCGCGGGGAGGTCGATCAGGTCTTCTTTCGCGGGCGGCCGTACGAGAACGAGGTGACGTTCTTCCATCGCGTCAGCCGGACGCTCATCCTGTGCGACCTGGCGTTCAACTTCGGCCCCCGCACGCCGACGCCGACGCGCCTGTTGATGAAGCTGATCCGAAGCTACGGCCATCTCGGCCCGTCCACACTCGACCCGTGGCTCATCCGCGACCGAAACGCCGCGCGCGAGAGCCTCGAGCGCATCCTCGCCTGGGACTTCGACCGTGTCATCGTCGCGCACGGCGAGGTTCTCGAGAGCGGCGGGCACGAGATCCTGCGCCGCGGCTACTCGTGGTTGCTCGACTGA